One genomic region from Vibrio sp. STUT-A11 encodes:
- the nifA gene encoding nif-specific transcriptional activator NifA produces MIEDHSLLDLERQLLAAMYRISSVLNASLNYVESCDKILKILHDECRLQCGMLTILDHQKNILLVKSVHSPLSDSSRDQKNVYYKTGEGIVGEVLSQGSSMVIRNLGSDMRFADKMALYDYDKPFICVPIKDSNSKVLGALSAQPPNVSDEHLTLLSKFLDMIGNLIAKNIQLSQNVERTEKELVDERDGLRRKVRNNYSFHNLVGHTKTMRQIFDQIRLVSRWDSTVLVRGESGTGKELIANAIHYNSPRADRPFIKLNCAALPDNLLESELFGHEKGAFTGAVKQRKGRFEMAHNGTIFLDEIGETSAAFQAKLLRVLQEKEFERVGGTTTITVNVRIIAATNRHLEEEVTQGNFREDLYYRLNVMPMHLPPLRDRIQDIPELAEFMRKKLSKQQGRNLTISDDAIRVMMNHNWPGNVRELENTLERASVLCESGVIDASLIKINQSEPSFSASAQPTYAPTLATSTPPRVPESQLMQREKSKPADERELVIDALERSGWVKAKAARLLNMTPRQIAYRIQILNIEMKQI; encoded by the coding sequence ATGATAGAAGATCATTCGCTTTTAGATTTAGAGCGTCAGTTATTGGCGGCAATGTATCGAATATCTAGTGTTCTAAATGCTAGCTTAAATTACGTTGAGTCATGCGACAAAATACTTAAAATTCTGCACGATGAGTGTCGTTTACAGTGTGGCATGCTTACCATTCTCGACCACCAAAAGAACATTTTATTGGTTAAGTCTGTACATAGCCCACTTAGCGACAGTAGCCGAGACCAAAAGAACGTTTACTATAAAACCGGTGAAGGTATTGTCGGAGAAGTCCTCAGTCAAGGAAGCTCTATGGTAATTCGCAATCTCGGTAGCGATATGCGCTTTGCGGACAAAATGGCACTCTATGACTATGACAAGCCTTTCATCTGCGTTCCAATCAAAGACAGTAATAGTAAAGTTCTTGGCGCACTTTCAGCCCAGCCACCTAATGTCAGCGACGAGCACCTTACGTTGTTGTCTAAATTCCTCGATATGATTGGCAACTTAATCGCCAAGAATATTCAACTGTCTCAGAACGTTGAGCGAACCGAAAAAGAACTTGTTGATGAGCGTGACGGATTACGCCGTAAAGTTCGTAACAACTACAGTTTTCACAACTTAGTGGGACACACCAAAACCATGAGGCAAATTTTCGACCAAATTCGTCTGGTGTCTCGCTGGGATTCAACGGTGTTGGTTCGCGGTGAATCGGGGACAGGTAAAGAGCTTATAGCCAACGCGATTCACTATAACTCTCCTCGAGCTGATCGTCCGTTTATCAAACTAAACTGCGCAGCACTGCCTGATAACTTGCTCGAATCTGAGTTGTTCGGCCACGAAAAAGGCGCATTTACGGGTGCGGTCAAGCAGCGTAAAGGGCGATTTGAAATGGCACACAATGGCACTATTTTCCTGGATGAAATCGGCGAAACCAGTGCAGCGTTTCAAGCAAAGTTATTGCGAGTATTGCAGGAGAAAGAGTTTGAACGAGTCGGGGGAACAACAACTATTACGGTAAACGTGCGTATTATCGCCGCGACTAACCGTCATCTGGAAGAGGAAGTGACGCAAGGTAACTTCCGTGAAGACCTTTATTACCGTCTGAATGTTATGCCAATGCACTTGCCTCCTCTTCGGGACCGCATTCAAGACATTCCAGAGCTTGCCGAGTTCATGCGCAAAAAGCTCAGTAAGCAACAAGGTCGCAACCTCACCATCAGTGACGATGCGATACGAGTGATGATGAATCACAATTGGCCGGGTAACGTGCGTGAACTAGAAAATACCTTGGAACGCGCTTCGGTATTGTGCGAGTCCGGCGTCATTGATGCCAGCTTAATCAAAATCAACCAGTCTGAACCCAGCTTTTCAGCATCGGCTCAACCCACTTACGCACCAACTCTTGCAACCTCGACACCGCCTCGCGTACCAGAAAGTCAGCTTATGCAACGGGAGAAAAGCAAACCGGCTGACGAGAGAGAACTGGTAATCGATGCGCTTGAGCGATCTGGTTGGGTAAAAGCCAAAGCAGCAAGGTTGCTCAATATGACGCCGCGTCAAATTGCTTATCGAATTCAAATATTAAATATCGAGATGAAACAAATCTGA
- the nifL gene encoding nitrogen fixation negative regulator NifL, translating into MEQLDSLLPDSNSMVFDMQAFEQIVAHAPVAISITDKYGNILFVNKTFNQITGYSSRELIGKNSSLLSYKATPQRVYQNMWLAITNGDHWQGQLVNRKKNGEPYIAEISISRLKEKSGETRYYAIHRDITERHQRITEQKNQFTLFQAVLNGSSTAIALVDASNKLLVSNKKYQRIHNSIDHCPIDLLLQSIQRDYQQASVVEFIGEHKNRTQNISVRNEDGTCERWFEFTLAKIPVSTINIEHYFLPDSDDDYSVISITERTKEKLLVEERRINATKLMVRDNKYVHAMQEALMGTLHQLQGPFNVIDSAVNILKRTNASCPGLIAMDDAMASANAAMQEIMLAIPEREREARQPVNLNEVIRDSCSISNDELMRLSINLELDLSPKLSSINGTPHRLILAIKQLIDNALDAIKYAKPSDRTLFIQSYERNGEIVVDIEDNGFGVKEDLRLTVFQPFYSTKPKHQSGCRGIGLSIVQQVLNEHSATVTISDSRRLNGAKVCLTFPINSGKSL; encoded by the coding sequence ATGGAACAACTTGATAGCCTGCTACCCGATAGCAATTCAATGGTGTTTGACATGCAAGCGTTCGAGCAGATCGTTGCGCATGCTCCTGTCGCCATCAGCATTACCGATAAATATGGCAACATACTTTTCGTCAATAAGACCTTTAATCAGATCACTGGCTATAGTTCGCGCGAACTGATTGGTAAGAATTCGTCACTGCTTTCGTATAAGGCAACACCTCAACGCGTATATCAAAATATGTGGCTAGCCATTACCAATGGTGACCATTGGCAAGGTCAGTTGGTCAACAGAAAGAAAAATGGAGAGCCATATATTGCCGAAATTTCGATTTCTCGGCTAAAAGAGAAAAGTGGCGAGACACGATATTATGCCATCCATCGCGATATTACAGAGCGACACCAACGTATCACTGAGCAAAAAAATCAGTTCACACTCTTTCAGGCGGTGCTGAATGGTTCTTCGACAGCCATCGCACTGGTTGATGCCTCCAACAAGCTGCTAGTCAGCAACAAAAAGTATCAACGAATACACAACAGCATTGACCACTGCCCTATCGATTTATTGCTGCAAAGCATTCAGCGAGACTATCAACAGGCTAGTGTGGTTGAGTTCATCGGCGAACATAAAAACCGTACGCAAAATATCTCTGTTCGAAATGAAGACGGTACATGCGAACGATGGTTTGAATTTACATTGGCGAAAATTCCGGTTTCAACCATCAACATTGAACATTATTTTCTTCCAGACAGTGATGATGACTATAGTGTTATCTCTATCACTGAGCGTACCAAAGAGAAGCTCTTGGTCGAGGAACGACGTATTAATGCTACCAAGCTAATGGTGAGGGACAATAAATACGTCCACGCTATGCAAGAAGCATTAATGGGTACACTGCATCAATTGCAGGGACCGTTCAATGTCATCGATTCTGCGGTGAATATTCTCAAACGCACTAATGCCTCCTGTCCCGGTTTAATCGCGATGGATGACGCAATGGCGAGTGCAAATGCAGCCATGCAAGAAATCATGCTCGCCATCCCTGAACGAGAAAGAGAAGCGCGGCAACCAGTGAATCTCAATGAAGTGATTCGTGATTCATGCAGCATTAGTAATGATGAATTGATGAGGCTTTCAATCAACTTAGAGCTTGATCTATCGCCAAAGCTTTCCTCAATCAACGGCACGCCTCATCGACTGATTCTTGCCATAAAACAGCTCATTGATAACGCGTTGGATGCAATCAAATATGCTAAACCGTCTGATCGAACGCTGTTCATTCAATCTTATGAAAGAAACGGAGAGATAGTGGTTGATATCGAAGACAATGGCTTCGGGGTGAAAGAAGATCTTCGTCTGACCGTATTCCAACCATTTTACAGCACCAAACCAAAGCACCAGTCTGGCTGTCGCGGTATTGGGCTTTCTATCGTACAACAGGTGCTCAATGAACATTCAGCTACCGTAACGATTTCAGACAGTCGTCGGCTAAACGGCGCGAAAGTCTGCTTAACATTTCCAATTAATAGCGGTAAGTCATTATGA
- the rsxA gene encoding electron transport complex subunit RsxA, giving the protein MSEGLIIFLSATFVNNVVLAKFLGLCPFMGVSSKITSAVGMGIATIFVLTLATVSSWIIEFAILEPLHLEFMRIISFILVIAAVVQFTELYVKKSFPELYQSLGVFLPLITTNCAVFGVALLAVQDNLSFLNTIMFSLGSALGFLFVITIFAGLRSQLMLSQVPSAFKGSPIAFITAGFLSMAFMGFSGMA; this is encoded by the coding sequence ATGTCCGAAGGATTGATCATTTTTCTGAGTGCGACATTTGTAAACAATGTCGTTTTAGCCAAATTTCTGGGCTTGTGTCCGTTCATGGGAGTGTCGAGCAAAATTACCAGTGCGGTGGGAATGGGGATCGCAACGATATTCGTGCTTACCTTAGCGACGGTATCAAGCTGGATTATTGAGTTTGCGATTTTGGAGCCGTTGCATCTGGAGTTTATGAGGATCATATCCTTCATATTGGTCATCGCTGCGGTCGTTCAGTTTACCGAGCTATACGTTAAAAAATCTTTTCCTGAACTGTACCAGTCTTTGGGCGTATTTCTCCCTCTCATCACCACCAACTGTGCCGTTTTTGGGGTCGCATTGTTGGCTGTTCAAGACAATCTGTCCTTTCTCAATACCATTATGTTCAGTTTAGGGTCTGCTTTGGGCTTTCTATTCGTGATCACGATTTTTGCTGGTCTACGCAGTCAACTTATGTTGAGTCAGGTTCCGTCAGCATTTAAAGGCTCTCCGATAGCATTCATCACAGCGGGATTTTTGTCGATGGCCTTCATGGGCTTTTCGGGAATGGCATAG
- a CDS encoding RnfABCDGE type electron transport complex subunit B: MLLTTLIFFVTLGALLGLALGYAAKMFHVEGDPRIDKVEALLPGGQCGQCGEAGCRQAAEKMVTGELSPACCPPGGALLAQNVAQLLGVSIDTSDQDTELVARVDETQCNGCNRCYKACPFDAIVGAPKQLHTVLKDVCTGCQLCEKACTRGCLTMSEVTPSVSTWYWPKPSLSV; encoded by the coding sequence ATGTTACTTACGACGCTTATATTTTTTGTCACGCTCGGAGCATTGCTTGGGCTTGCGCTTGGGTACGCTGCAAAAATGTTCCATGTGGAAGGCGACCCGAGGATAGATAAAGTTGAAGCATTACTGCCGGGTGGCCAATGCGGTCAGTGTGGAGAGGCTGGTTGTCGTCAGGCCGCCGAAAAAATGGTCACTGGTGAACTAAGCCCGGCTTGTTGTCCACCTGGCGGAGCGCTACTTGCTCAAAACGTTGCACAGTTGCTCGGTGTTTCAATTGATACAAGTGATCAAGACACTGAGCTGGTGGCAAGGGTTGATGAAACGCAGTGTAACGGGTGCAACCGCTGCTACAAAGCCTGTCCTTTTGATGCAATTGTCGGTGCGCCGAAACAGTTACACACGGTACTAAAAGACGTGTGTACTGGTTGTCAGTTATGTGAAAAAGCCTGTACACGAGGTTGCTTGACCATGTCCGAAGTGACGCCGTCGGTGTCGACATGGTATTGGCCAAAGCCTTCATTGTCGGTTTAG
- the rsxC gene encoding electron transport complex subunit RsxC, with protein sequence MSSLSSVSLWNKPFSGGIHPKAYKELTSDQRIDRHFWPRNIYLPLQTRSGAKLRVLVSPGESVHRGQLVAVGLTDFVAPLHSSVNGVVTAIVPHITTHPAKVKCDTVVIRANDDKQWGVSSPGEDIHNLDADIIIDRVAEAGIVGLGGAGFPAAVKLRFSRSAKVDTIIINGGECEPYLTSDDLTMQTYPEEIVSGIRMMLIASGAQRAIIGVEDNKPDALSALQFAASEVDTIDVRKVPSIYPMGSEKHLIKTLTGKDVPPGGRATQVGILVNNISTVRAVYHAVRFRRPLVSRIVTVSGKGIAEPKNVEVPIGTPVNEVINYCGGVSDSTERLLLGGPMMGQVIPSMQVPVDKTVGGILALTEDEVFLETKHQECIRCGQCVRACPMGLMPFQMAAYTRVSDFKRAEELGVNHCLSCGACGYVCPSSIPLVQYFMHAKGVIASHTFMEQRAAQTKVLNESRKQRLALEAAEKKAKAAKKVTRPARNARPERPERPVRNAQPERAEKPTRPERPARPPRPARVSRQDKAAEKEQQL encoded by the coding sequence ATGTCCAGTTTAAGCAGTGTTAGTTTGTGGAATAAACCATTTAGTGGCGGTATTCATCCCAAAGCTTATAAAGAGTTAACGTCCGATCAACGTATTGATCGCCATTTCTGGCCTCGGAATATCTATTTACCATTGCAGACTCGTTCCGGGGCAAAGTTAAGGGTATTGGTTAGCCCTGGGGAATCAGTGCACAGAGGGCAGTTGGTTGCTGTTGGACTTACTGACTTCGTCGCACCTTTGCATTCATCTGTGAATGGTGTGGTGACAGCAATTGTCCCGCACATTACTACTCATCCGGCGAAAGTGAAGTGTGACACGGTAGTCATTCGCGCGAATGACGATAAACAATGGGGAGTATCTTCGCCGGGTGAAGATATCCATAACTTAGATGCAGATATCATTATTGATCGCGTTGCGGAAGCGGGCATTGTCGGGCTAGGTGGCGCTGGTTTCCCAGCCGCGGTTAAGTTGCGATTTTCAAGAAGCGCCAAAGTAGACACCATCATCATTAACGGAGGTGAATGCGAACCGTATCTGACCAGTGATGATTTAACCATGCAAACCTACCCTGAAGAAATTGTTTCGGGGATACGGATGATGTTGATTGCGAGCGGTGCGCAAAGGGCCATTATCGGCGTGGAAGATAACAAACCGGATGCGTTAAGTGCGCTCCAGTTTGCCGCGAGTGAAGTCGACACTATTGACGTGCGTAAGGTGCCGAGTATTTACCCGATGGGATCTGAGAAGCACTTAATAAAAACGCTCACTGGAAAAGATGTTCCACCAGGAGGACGTGCCACTCAGGTCGGTATTTTAGTTAACAATATTTCTACGGTTAGGGCGGTGTACCATGCGGTTCGATTCCGTCGTCCTCTGGTTTCGCGGATTGTCACGGTGAGTGGTAAGGGGATCGCAGAGCCTAAAAATGTAGAGGTACCAATTGGAACCCCAGTAAATGAAGTCATTAACTATTGCGGTGGGGTCAGTGACTCCACGGAGCGATTACTTTTAGGCGGACCCATGATGGGCCAGGTTATTCCTTCAATGCAGGTACCTGTTGATAAAACGGTTGGCGGAATACTGGCGTTAACCGAAGACGAGGTGTTTCTTGAAACCAAACATCAAGAGTGTATTCGTTGTGGTCAATGTGTTCGAGCCTGTCCTATGGGTTTGATGCCATTTCAAATGGCCGCATACACTCGAGTTTCCGACTTTAAACGCGCGGAAGAACTGGGTGTGAATCATTGCTTGTCTTGTGGTGCGTGTGGGTACGTTTGCCCTTCTTCGATTCCTTTAGTTCAGTATTTTATGCACGCAAAAGGAGTGATTGCATCGCATACCTTTATGGAGCAAAGGGCGGCTCAGACCAAAGTGCTTAATGAATCCAGAAAGCAACGTCTCGCCCTTGAGGCCGCTGAGAAGAAAGCCAAAGCTGCGAAAAAAGTGACAAGACCAGCCCGAAATGCGCGGCCTGAGCGACCAGAGAGACCTGTCCGAAATGCTCAACCTGAGCGAGCGGAAAAGCCGACTCGTCCAGAGAGACCGGCCCGCCCACCACGTCCAGCGCGAGTATCTCGTCAAGATAAAGCCGCTGAGAAGGAGCAACAGTTATGA
- a CDS encoding RnfABCDGE type electron transport complex subunit D produces the protein MIKYDSVIGPFAHNGSSSTRIMYLVILTLLPACVLAGFQFGRNSIALIAVCCLTSIISECLCLLAMKKKPSACFDGSAILTGLLLAMSLPPSFPITLAVFGSMFAIILGKQIYGGLGQNLFNPAMLARVMLLICFPVEMTQWAAPTPLDLSNNLVTVPDGWLSFDGVTAATALSIERTLPVEFAQQFFGQHSGSLGETSTFLILCGGGYLIWRRIIHWAIPVTFMLGLTIPALVSHLIDSEAYLSPWIHLTSGAAMLGAFYIATDLVTSPTSIRGQLIYGLGCGLLVWLIRTFGSYPEGVAFAVLIMNAVSPLIDYYLRPNVFGTSRVTEE, from the coding sequence ATGATCAAATATGACTCAGTAATTGGCCCATTTGCTCACAACGGGAGCTCATCTACACGAATTATGTATCTCGTTATCTTAACGTTATTACCTGCTTGTGTATTGGCTGGCTTTCAGTTTGGGCGCAACAGTATCGCACTGATAGCCGTGTGTTGTTTAACCAGCATCATAAGTGAATGTTTATGTTTGTTAGCAATGAAAAAGAAACCTAGTGCGTGTTTTGATGGTTCGGCGATACTGACCGGGCTGCTGCTCGCCATGAGTTTACCGCCTTCGTTCCCAATCACTCTGGCGGTGTTCGGCAGTATGTTCGCCATTATTTTGGGCAAACAAATCTATGGTGGGTTAGGGCAGAACTTATTCAATCCAGCCATGCTAGCGCGCGTGATGCTACTGATCTGCTTTCCGGTTGAAATGACACAGTGGGCGGCCCCAACACCGCTAGATTTGAGCAACAATTTAGTCACCGTGCCGGATGGATGGCTGAGTTTTGACGGTGTGACAGCGGCGACGGCTCTCAGTATTGAAAGAACCTTGCCAGTTGAGTTTGCTCAGCAGTTCTTTGGGCAGCACTCAGGGAGTCTAGGTGAGACCAGTACTTTCCTTATCCTGTGTGGCGGCGGTTATTTGATTTGGCGACGCATTATTCACTGGGCTATACCTGTGACCTTTATGCTTGGTCTGACAATACCTGCATTGGTAAGTCATTTGATCGACTCCGAAGCTTATCTATCGCCGTGGATTCACCTCACCAGTGGCGCAGCCATGTTGGGTGCGTTTTATATCGCGACAGATCTTGTTACCTCTCCAACCAGCATTCGCGGTCAGCTTATCTATGGGCTGGGGTGTGGGCTGCTTGTTTGGTTGATTCGAACCTTTGGCAGTTACCCCGAAGGCGTGGCTTTTGCGGTACTGATTATGAATGCGGTTAGCCCTTTAATTGATTACTACCTGCGCCCAAATGTGTTTGGTACTAGCCGAGTGACGGAGGAATAA
- a CDS encoding RnfABCDGE type electron transport complex subunit G, giving the protein MEVRLQPFKERISYQVILLSSACALAALLLFVTNWATKPIISQRILEDQNALLREVLAGQPYSNDVFSNRQRIEYEGKSFELYRVEDENQQLINWVIRGEQEGYSGTIRFLIGLKISGEIIGVRIISHSETPGLGDKIEAEKSSWILSFAERTLENTGVWAVKKDGGDFDQFSGATITPRAVVKGVHQALLALESYQGANNE; this is encoded by the coding sequence ATGGAAGTCAGATTACAGCCATTTAAAGAGCGTATTTCGTATCAGGTCATATTGCTTTCCAGTGCATGTGCGCTCGCCGCATTACTTTTGTTTGTTACGAATTGGGCGACGAAGCCAATCATCTCTCAGCGTATCTTAGAAGATCAGAACGCTCTATTGAGGGAAGTTTTGGCGGGACAACCTTATTCGAATGATGTGTTTTCCAACCGCCAGCGTATCGAGTATGAGGGAAAGTCATTTGAACTGTATCGAGTGGAAGATGAAAATCAGCAACTGATTAACTGGGTGATCCGAGGTGAGCAGGAGGGATACAGTGGCACGATCCGCTTTCTTATCGGCTTAAAAATCAGTGGGGAGATTATTGGCGTTCGAATCATCAGTCACAGTGAGACGCCAGGACTGGGTGACAAAATCGAAGCTGAGAAAAGCAGTTGGATACTCAGTTTTGCCGAGCGCACTTTAGAGAACACAGGTGTGTGGGCGGTGAAAAAGGACGGGGGTGATTTTGACCAATTTAGCGGCGCAACAATTACACCCAGAGCCGTAGTAAAAGGCGTGCATCAGGCGTTGTTAGCGCTTGAATCTTACCAAGGAGCGAACAATGAGTGA
- a CDS encoding electron transport complex subunit E: MSESNQYKSIMSQGLWGNNIVLKQSLALCPLLAVTSSATNGLGLGLATMVVMVAANTLNSMAKGVISKTVRIPVNVIIIATLVTLTDALLNAYLHSLHKVLGLFIPLIVTNCAILGRVESFASRSAVMPSIVDGLFMGLGFTWVLTMLGAIREILGSGTLFSNAHLLLGERFAFLEMVIIDDYQGLLLVILPPGGFLVLGLVLALKQKYESMLANTTPALAHNTRG; the protein is encoded by the coding sequence ATGAGTGAATCAAACCAGTACAAAAGTATTATGTCACAAGGTTTATGGGGCAATAACATTGTGCTCAAACAGTCCCTTGCACTTTGTCCTTTACTCGCCGTAACCAGCAGTGCGACGAACGGCCTGGGGCTTGGCCTGGCCACAATGGTTGTGATGGTGGCGGCGAACACACTTAACTCAATGGCGAAAGGGGTCATCAGTAAAACTGTACGTATTCCGGTGAATGTCATTATTATCGCAACACTCGTGACGCTGACTGATGCATTGCTGAATGCCTACCTCCATTCTCTGCACAAAGTTCTCGGTCTATTCATTCCGCTGATTGTGACAAACTGCGCCATTCTCGGGCGCGTCGAATCGTTTGCCAGTAGAAGCGCTGTCATGCCCTCTATCGTGGATGGTCTGTTTATGGGGTTAGGCTTTACTTGGGTACTGACTATGCTCGGCGCGATACGCGAAATTCTCGGTAGTGGAACCTTGTTTAGCAATGCGCATCTACTTTTGGGCGAACGTTTTGCGTTTCTGGAAATGGTCATTATTGATGATTACCAAGGGTTGTTGTTGGTTATTTTGCCGCCGGGAGGCTTTCTGGTTTTGGGCTTGGTTCTGGCGTTAAAACAGAAATACGAATCCATGCTGGCAAACACAACGCCAGCGCTAGCACATAACACTAGGGGGTAA
- a CDS encoding RnfH family protein: protein MKVSVVYALPDEQVWLSVDVDHSATVLSAIQVSNILDMFPAIDLDKQKVGIFGKSTQLDRELKEGDRVEIYRPLIWQPDDEDEGDDD, encoded by the coding sequence ATGAAAGTAAGTGTTGTCTACGCCTTACCGGATGAACAGGTATGGTTGTCAGTCGATGTTGACCATAGCGCAACCGTACTTAGCGCTATTCAGGTTTCGAATATTTTAGATATGTTTCCCGCTATCGATCTCGACAAACAAAAAGTGGGTATTTTCGGCAAATCCACCCAGTTGGATCGTGAGTTAAAAGAAGGTGACCGTGTGGAAATTTACCGCCCGTTAATTTGGCAGCCTGACGACGAAGATGAGGGTGATGACGACTAA
- a CDS encoding flavodoxin, whose translation MSKVGIFFGTDMGSTRKMAKLIQKQLGDEVADKPKNINRVDADEFASYDYLILGTPTLGEGQLPGLSTDCQEESWEEFLPNFSDMDLSGKKVALYGLGDQVGYSNEFVDALGELYDHVANCGAEMVGFWPTEGYEFTASNAVDGDDFVGLVIDKDNQLSLTEQRIAGWVEQIKAEMAL comes from the coding sequence ATGAGCAAAGTGGGAATTTTCTTTGGTACTGATATGGGCAGCACTCGCAAAATGGCCAAATTGATCCAAAAACAACTTGGTGACGAGGTTGCGGATAAACCGAAAAACATTAACCGCGTCGACGCCGATGAATTTGCCAGTTATGACTATCTGATTCTCGGTACGCCAACGTTAGGAGAGGGTCAGCTTCCTGGTTTATCAACGGATTGCCAGGAAGAGAGTTGGGAAGAGTTCCTACCCAACTTCTCAGACATGGATCTATCGGGTAAAAAAGTGGCGCTATATGGTTTGGGTGATCAGGTCGGATACAGCAACGAGTTTGTGGATGCACTTGGTGAGCTATATGATCATGTCGCCAACTGCGGCGCAGAGATGGTTGGATTCTGGCCCACAGAAGGGTACGAGTTTACTGCTTCTAATGCTGTTGACGGCGATGACTTTGTCGGGTTAGTGATCGACAAAGATAATCAATTAAGCCTGACAGAGCAGCGTATTGCAGGGTGGGTTGAGCAGATCAAAGCAGAAATGGCACTGTGA
- a CDS encoding MurR/RpiR family transcriptional regulator, producing the protein MIAATSVKELQRDIYAKYEDLSQRLQQVAKYVVEKPESIAFDSVSEIARNVEVPPSTLTRFAHAFHYRGFNDIKKVFRINLAEQTESYTGYARICTGLDDVQNIESPANILAQLAKANINSLEDLNVQIEHDTLQVAVTLLNEANNIYVVGFGHSFGMASYLVYALRRIDRRVFLIDGLGAIYLQQMQTIHRGDVVVIISSEPYSDESVMVSEVVEEKGVKKIAITDSQVSPIATNSDACFVIKESQLEKYRTLSATQCLIQSLVVALIYNTNQETQVDALDI; encoded by the coding sequence ATGATTGCAGCAACAAGCGTGAAAGAACTGCAAAGGGACATCTACGCAAAGTATGAAGATTTGAGTCAACGCTTACAACAAGTTGCTAAGTATGTCGTTGAAAAACCGGAAAGTATCGCGTTCGATTCGGTGTCCGAAATAGCTCGTAATGTGGAGGTTCCGCCATCGACGTTGACTCGGTTTGCGCACGCATTTCACTATCGTGGGTTCAATGACATCAAAAAAGTGTTTCGTATTAATTTAGCTGAACAGACGGAGAGTTACACCGGTTATGCCCGGATTTGTACGGGTTTAGATGATGTTCAGAATATCGAGTCTCCAGCGAATATTCTTGCTCAGTTAGCTAAGGCGAACATCAACTCCCTTGAAGACTTAAACGTGCAAATTGAGCACGACACACTCCAAGTAGCGGTTACGTTGCTTAATGAGGCGAATAATATATATGTGGTTGGCTTCGGACACAGCTTTGGTATGGCATCGTATCTTGTCTACGCACTGAGACGCATAGATCGCCGGGTGTTTCTGATTGACGGTCTGGGAGCAATTTACCTGCAGCAAATGCAGACGATACACAGAGGCGATGTGGTCGTCATCATCAGCAGTGAACCTTACTCTGACGAATCGGTCATGGTTAGTGAAGTTGTTGAAGAAAAAGGCGTGAAGAAGATAGCGATTACTGACAGCCAGGTAAGCCCTATAGCAACCAATAGCGATGCCTGTTTTGTGATTAAAGAATCGCAGTTAGAAAAGTATCGGACTTTATCCGCAACCCAATGTTTGATTCAGTCACTTGTGGTTGCACTTATTTACAACACAAATCAAGAGACGCAGGTCGACGCTCTGGATATTTAA